The DNA segment GTCGAGGCGGTCCTTGATCGGGGTGAAGTCGGGGAGGATCAGGTCCACCCCCGGCTGGTTCTCCTCCGGGAAGAGCACGCCGCAGTCGACCACGAGGATCTTGCCGTCGATCTCGAAGACCGTCATGTTGCGGCCGATCTCGCCGAGGCCGCCGAGCGGGATGATGCGCAGAGTGCCCGCCTCGAGCGCGGCAGGAGTGATCACGGGACTGGGCATGCGCCCTCCTCTTCCTCGGTCGGGAGTCGTCCGTGCCGCTCGTGCGGCGTCAGCGTGTGGTGCCGGCGACCTTCGGCAGCGCGCCGCCCGCGGCGGCGTTGCGGTCGGGCCGGAAGTTGCGGAAGTCGACGCCGGGGATGTCGCGGACCAGGCCGAGCTCGTCCTCGATCAGGGCGGCCTCCGACTCCTCGGGGCCGACCAGCGGCAGGCGCACGCGGGGCGAGGAGATGCGGCCGAGGCCGTGCAGGATGTACTTCGCCGCGACGGTGCCGGGGACGTGGGTCATCACGGCGCGCACGAGCGGCTCGAGCTGCTGGTGCGCGAGGGTCGCGGCCTTGAGGTCGCCGGAGTTCACGGCGTCGACGATGGTGCGGTAGGGCGAGGCGGCGATGTTGGCGGTGACGCCGATCAGGCCGGTGGCGCCGATCGCCAGCTCGGGCAGGACGTTGGCGTCGTCGCCGCAGAAGTACATCAGGTCGGTCTGGTTGAGGACGCGGCTGACCTCGGAGAGATCGCCCTTGGCGTCCTTCACGGCGAGGATGTTGGGGTGCTTGGCCGCGCGGAGGATCGTCTCGTAGCGGATGGGCACGCCGGTGCGGCCGGGGATGTCGTAGAGGATGACCGGGAGATCGGTCGCGTCGGCGATCATCCGGAAGTGGGTGAGGATGCCGGCCTGGGTGGGCTTGTTGTAGTACGGCGTGACGATCATGTTGCCGTCGGCGCCGGCCTTCTCGCTCTGGCGGGCGAGCTGCATCGCGTGCGCGGTCTCGTTCGAGCCGCCGCCGGTGATGATCTTCGCGCGACCTGCGGCGACGGACTTGCCGACCTCGACGAGCCGGATCTTCTCCGGGTCGGTGAGCGTGCTGGTCTCGCCGGTGGTGCCGGTGACGACGATGCCGTCGGCGCCCTTCGCGATGCAGTCGTCGATGTGCTTCTCGACGCCGGGCCAGTCGACCTCGCCGTCGGCGGTGAACGGGGTGACCAGGGCGACCAGGACCTGGCCGAAAGGATTCTCCGGAGTTGACACGAGCCCAGGGTAACGGGTCGGCGGCCGCGGGCCGGAGCGTTCTGATCCGCTGCTGCCGGCCGGGTCTGCACGCTCTCGTTCGATCTGCAGGAGTCGCCGAGCCGAACGGGCTTTCAGCCGCGCCAGAGACTTCGACGGGGCTCGAACACCTGCAGATCGAACGGGTCCCCGCCGTGCGCCGACGGAGGGAGTCAGCTGCGGACGTGATCTCCGCGGGAGAGGGCGGCGAGGATGTCGGCCTCCACGAGCGGCCAGTCGTCGAGGACGAGGGAGGTGCGGTAGTGGCGGACGCAGTAGCCGAGCAGGCCGAGCTCGACATCGCGCCGGTTGTCGTGCTCGGGATCGTGGAACGCAGCACCGTCCACCTCGAGGGCGAGCACCTCGCCGAGCAGGAAGTCGATGCGCCGGCGGCCGATGCGCACCTGCTGGCGGAAGGCGATCCCGAGCGTTCGCAGCCGGAAGGCGACCATCGACTCCAGCCCGCTCTCGGAGGACGAGCCGGCCCGGCGGAGGAGCCGCCGATGGGAAGTCGGCAGCCTCGCGAGGAGCCGCGCCCGACCTGCGGAGTCGAGGAGCCGCCGGTGCAGCGCCGATTCCAGGAGGACGAAGGCGAACTCGGCGCCCTGGCAGGCCGCCGCCTCGACGACGCAGTCCTCGAGCGCCTGGACCAGCGCGGAGGGTCGCGGTGCCTCCTTCGACCAGTGGACGACGACGTCGGGATCATGCGAGAGCCGGACGGCGTGACGGTCCGGATCACGGAGTCGTGAGGTGTGGGCACCGACGGCGACGTGCAGGCCGCGGAAGCGCGGGACCCAGAGCCCGTGCGCCACGGCGGCGTTCGCGCAGGCGAGGACCCCGCCGACGCGGAAGGCGCGCTCGATTCCGGTGTCGACTCCGGGAAGGGCGTACCAGCCCTTCCGGACGCGGAGGAGCGCTCCGGTCTTCACCGCCTCGCGGAGCTCGCGTGCGGAGGAGCCCTCTCGGAGGAACTGCTCGGTCTTCACCAGGCCTCCGGCACGGAGGACGGAGCCGGAGGACGCGCGCACAGGGAGAGCGTGGCCGCGCAGGAAGGGCGCGCGGGCGGCGCACACTGCGATCGGTGGACAATTTGCCGCCACGGCTCCTGTGGAGGGGGACGCTTCCGCGGGGAGTGGTGCGATGTGCAGGCGATCCCGGCCCGCCCGGGCCTACTCGCGCGGCTCGAGGCGGCTTCGTCCTCGGATCGCCTGCAGATCGGAGAGGCACCTGCAGAGCGGACAGGCACCTGCAGAGCGGACGCGGTGCGGGCAGGGACGCTGCTAGGGGGCGACGCGGCCGTTCGCGGTGAAGGCGGCGGCGGTGAGGGGCATGAGCTGCTCGAAGTGCTGCTCCATCTGCTCGGCGGCCATCTCGATCTCGCGCTGCGGGAAGGAGGGGAACGTCGAGTCCTCGCGCTTGGTGCGCAGGGAGAGGAAGTTCATCAGCGAGCGGGCGTTCAGCGTCACGTACATCGAGGAGTAGATGTTGAGCGGCAGGACGATGCGGGCGACCTCGCGGGCGACGCCCTCCTGGAGCATCCGCTGGTACGCCTCGAAGGCCTGGGTGCTGGCGCGGCGCGTCTCGGCGACGACGAGCTCCGTCTGCTCGGGGGTGCCGGGCTCGAAGGAGTAGGCGCCGGGCTTGCCGACCTGGACGAGGTTGCGCTGCGGGCCGGGCACGTAGAAGACGGGGCGGAGCTCGCGGTAGCGGCCCGACTCCTCGTTGTAGGAGGCGATGCGGTGCCGCATGAACTCGCGGAAGACGAAGATCGGCGCCTGCACGTAGAAGGTCATCGAGTTGTGCTCGAAGGGCGAGCCGTGGCGGTCGCGCATCAGGTAGTTGATCAGGCCGCGGTCGCGCTTGCCCTGCAGCTCGCTGTCGGCCGACTCCTCGTCGAGGGCGCCGGCGAGGGTCTTCTCGCCCTGCGTCGAGACGCGGGCGGCGAAGAGCACGTCGGAGTCGTGGGCACTGGAGCGGACGAGCTCGACGACCACATCGGAGCGGAAAACGGGGCTGTCGGGTTCGCTCTGCTCGGGTTCGCTCTGCTCGGTCACGGCTTCGACGATAGAGCACGGTCCGTCGACGCAGAGCGCAATGAACGGGCGTGCAGGGCGGCCGGCGCCTACCGTGATCGCGTGGACCCTCTCCAGATCGCGGCCGCCCTGCTGGGCCTCGTCGCGCTCGGAACCGCCCTCGGGCTGCTTCGGCGGCGCGCGGCCGGGCGTGTCCGCGCCCGGCCCGCCGCCTCCGCCGAGCGGATCGATCCGGCCGCGCTGGTCGACGGCGCGGTCCTCGGCCCGCGAGCGACGATCGTGCAGTTCTCCACCGAGTACTGCGCCCGCTGCCCGGCGGTGCACCGGATGCTCGCCGACGTGTCCGCCGGTCGCGACGGCGTCGTGCACCTCGACGTCGACCTGACCCGCCGGGCGGACCTGGCCGACCGCTTCCGCATCCTGCAGACCCCGACCCTGCTCGTGCTCGACGCCGACGGCGTGGCCCGCAGCCGCATCGCCGGCGCTCCGGCGCGGGCCGTCGTCCTCGCCGAGCTCGACCGACTGGAGACAGCATGACCACCGCCCCGCCCGCCGGCTCCGTCGATCCGCGTGGACCGCGCTTCGCCGCCTCCGTCACCGCCGTGCTGCTGCTCGCTGCCGTGGGGCTCGGGCTCGCGGCGCCGGTGCCGGCGGACTCCGTCGCCCGGCTCGTCCAGCCCGGCTTCCTGCTGCTGGCGGTCCTCGCGGCGCTGTTCGCCTGGTCGGCCTCCCGCGGTGTCGGCTCGGGGCCCTGGGCGGTCGTCTTCCGCCGCCTCCTCCGGCCCCGCCTCGCTCCGCCGACGGAGTGGGAGGACGCCCGCCCGCCGCGCTTCGCCCAGCTGGTCGGGCTGCTCGTCACCGCCGCGGGAGTCGTCCTGCACCTCGCCGGAGTGCCGGGTGCGGTCCCCGTCGCCGCCGCGATCGCCTTCCTCGCCGCCTTCCTCAACGCGGCGTTCGGCCTCTGCCTGGGCTGCGAGCTCTACCTGCTCCTGGTGCGTGCCGGTGTCCTCGGCCGCACGGCCGGCTCCCGGGCCTGAGGCCCTAGGCTGAATCCCGCTTCGCGGGCGGCCCGCGACGGGCCTCGGGAGGCACCATGAGCGAATCGACCGCACGGCACTCGGACCAGGACGGGACCGGCGGCGCCGGCGACTCCCCCCGGCGCTCCACCCGCACGGCGGCACCGCGGCCGGCCGTGCCGCCCGGTGAGGCGCCGGACACGGCGACCCGCGCACAGGAGGAGTCCGCGGCTCCGAAGCGGCTGCGGGTCCTGATCTCCGGGGCGAGCGGCATGATCGGCTCGGAGCTGGTGCGCCAGCTCCGCTCGGACGGGCACGAGATCTTCCGCCTGGTCCGCCACGCCCCGACCAGCCCGGACGAGTTCCACTGGGCGCCCGCCTCGCACATGCTCGACTTCAGCGTGCTCGACCGCGTCGACGCCGTGATCAACCTCTCGGGCGCCTCGATCAGCCGCCTCCCGTGGACCTCCTCGTACAAGCGCGAGATCCTCGACTCGCGAGTGCAGGCCACGCAGACCATCACCGACGCGATGCGGATGGCGTCCACTCCCCCGTCGATCCTGCTCAACGCCTCGGCCGTCGGCTACTACGGCGACCGGCCGGGCGAGGAGCTGACCGAGGAGTCCCCCCGCGGCGAGGGCTTCCTCGCCGACGTGGTCGAGCGCTGGGAGCAGGCGGCGCTGCTCGCTCCCGAGACCGCGCGCGTCGTGACGGTGCGCACCGGGCTCGTGCTCGGGAACGGCGGTGCGCTGAAGCCGCTGCTGCCGCTGACGAAGCTGGGGCTGAGCGGCCCGCTGGGCGGCGGACAGCAGTACTGGCCGTGGATCAGCCACTACGACGAGGCCGCCGCGATCCGGCACCTGCTGACCTCGTCGCTCTCCGGCCCGGTCAACCTCGCGGGGCCCGAGGCCGCGACGGCGAACGAGGTGATGAGCACCCTGGCCGAGCTGCTGCACCGGCCGTTCAAGCTGCCCGTCCCCGAGAGGATCATCGAGCTCGCACTGCGCGACGCGGGGCACGAGCTGCTGCTCTCGAGCCAGCGGCTGGTGCCGCAGCGGCTGCTCGACGACGGCTTCGTCTTCCGGCACCGCACGGTCGCCGAGGCGCTGCAGGCGGTGCTGGCGGACTGAGCGCCGCCGATCAGGCGGGCCGCTCGCGCTCCAGGGCGATCGAGCGGCGGATCGCCCCGCGGGCGCGCTTGCGGTCACCGCTCGCGTCGTAGGCGAGGCCGAGCCGGTACCAGGCGCGCCAGCTCTCGGGGTCCTCGTCGACGTCGGCCGCGTAGCGCGGGAAGAGCGCGTCGGCCTCGGTCCGGTCGAGTCGGCCGGTCGCGCTGGATTCGAGGACCTCGGAGGGCAGGGCGTCCTCGGACTCGAGGCGCCGGGCCAGCTTCTCGGCGCGGACGCCGAAGGAGATCTCGCGCACGAGCCCCCAGACGCCGACCCCGCCGAGGACGAGCAGGCCGATGCCCATCACGATGCCCGGCACCGTTCCGGCGGCGAAGGCGACGTACGAGTACTGCAGGCAGACGAAGAGGTAGAGCGCGAGGAGGACGGCCATCAGGCCGACGCCGATGCGGGTCGTCACGGGGTGCTCGTGGCGGCCGCGGCCTGACCGGAGGGCGCGTCGTCGCTGATCGCCGGCTCGTCGCGGACCTGCTCGGCCAGGGGTGCGGCGTCGAAGGCGGCTCGGAAGTCGATCAGCGCGTCGAGGCCGACGATCACGCCGGTGGTGCTGCGGACGGCGTCGAGGGCGCGGAGGATGCCGGCCTCGTAGGACGCGGAGGACGTGGTGTCGTGGCGGATCGTGACCGTCTCGCCGGTGCCGCCGAAGACCACCTCCTGGCGCGCCTCGACTCCGGGCAGGCGCAGGCTGTGCACCGGGATGCTCGCCACCTGCTGGCCGCGGGCGCGCTGGTCGGTGTGCGGCGCCTGGACGGGGCCCAGCTCGGCGCGCGCGCGGAGCAGGAGCTCTGCGGTGCGCACGGCGGTGCCGGAGGGCGAGTCGACCTTGCGCGCGCCGTGGGTCTCGACGATCTCGACCGCGTCGAAGAAGCGCGCCGCGACGGTCGACAGCGCGGTGGCGAGGACCGAGCCGAGCGAGAAGTTGGGGATGATCACCACGCCGGCGCCGGGCTGGGCGTCGACGCTGCGGCGGAGCGCCGCGATGCGGTCACCGGTCCAGCCGGAGGTGCCGACGAGAACCTTCCTGCCGTTCGCGACGGCGAGGTCGACGATCTGCTGGCTGACCGCGGGGAGCGTCATGTCCACGACGACGTCGGCGGCCAGCATCTCGCGCGGGTCGCTGCGCGAGCCGAGCCGGGCGACGAGGTCGAACTCCTCCGAGGCCTCGAGGAGCGAGCAGGTGAGGGAGCCGAGTTTGCCGGTTGCACCGACGACGGCGACGGAGGTGGTCACCGTGCCAGCCTAACGACCGCGGGTGACGCGGGGCTGCCGGTGGCGGTGGATCTCGATACGCCCGCTGCGCGGGCTACTCGATCAGCATGCAGCGCGACCCCGGCTGGTCGGGCAGTCCCAGAGGGGCCTCTTCCCCTGCTGGTCGAGTAGCCCCGAAGGGGCGTATCGAGACCGACGTCCTTGGGGGGGCGAGCAGCGCAGCTTCCTCGCCGCAGTCGCGGGGGTCAGTAGGACTGGGCCTCGGGGAGGCCGGTGCGCAGCTCGACGGGGAGGTGGGCGAGGTCGTTGTGCACGACGAGGACCGGGGGCTTGCGGGAGCGGACGCGGATGATCGTCAGGCCGCAGTTCGCCTGGTTCACGCCGAGCCAGCGCCAGTCCGGGGCGTCGAAGACGTGCCGGACGAACCAGCCGATGACGAAGTTGTGCGTGATGAGCAGGTCGTGGCGGTCCTCGCGGGACGGGGCGAGGAACTCGGCCACGGCGTCCTGCATCTGCGCGTGCCCGGCGTCGATCTCGGCCGGGGTGACGCTGCCGAAGAACGGTTCGAAGGCGCGCGGCATGTCCGGCGTCGGGCCGGAGGGGATGCAGTCGAACAGCAGCGAGGACGGCTCGATCGACAGCCCGGGCAGGATCGCCTGGAAGCGTGCGGCGGTCTCCTCCGCCCGGCGCAGCGGCGAGTGCCACGCCCCGGTGAAGGGGACGCCGCCGAGCCGCTCGGCGATGAGCCGGGCCTGGCGCTCGCCACGGGCCGACAGCGGGCCGTCGGGCATGCCGTGCTCGGCGTCCTGCTGCTCGCCGTGGCGGACGAGGTAGATGTAGTGGGACACGGAGGTCCTCCCTGGTGCGGCGCGACGGTGCGCGGTCAGCGGGTGTTCTCAGAGCGGATCAGGCCGCGGGAGTGGTCTCGATCTCGGCGATGCCGGCGAAGGTCGACTCGTCGACCGCTCCGACGGCCGAGATCGACGACGGCCCCCGGGCCAAGTCTGCCGCGAGTGCCTGGACGTCCTCCGCGCCGACGAGGGCGAGTCGGCGCAGGCTCTCGTCGAGGTCGACGAACTCGCCGAAGGTCAGCTCGGAGCGGCCGAGCCGCGACATCCGGGTGTCCGAGTCCTCCAGCGCGAGCGCCGCCGCGCCGGAGAGCTGGCCGCGGGCGCGGGCGAGCTCGTCGGCGGTGACGCCGTGCTCGGCGAGCCGGGTGAACTCGGCCAGCAGCAGCTCGGCGACGGTGCCCGCCTTCGACGGCGTGCAGGCCGCGTAGAGGCCGAAGAGGCCCGCGTCGGAGTAGGACGGGGCGAACGAGTAGACGGAGTAGGCCAGGCCGCGCTTCTCGCGCACCTCCTGGAAGAGGCGCGAGGACATGCCGCCGCCGAGGATCGAGTTCAGCACGCCCATCGTCATCCGCCGGTCGTCCGCGGCGGCCAGGCCGGGGAAGCCGATCAGCAGGTTCGCCTGCTCGGTCGGGCGGTGCGTGATCGAGAGGGCGGTGCCGCGGGTGAAGACGGCCGAGCCGCCGACCCGGCGCTCGACCGGCGCGGCCGGCGTGCTGAGATCCCAGCCGTCGGCGGCGAGGACACGCTCGAGCTGGGCGACGAGCACCTCGTGGTCGACCGCTCCCGCGACCGTGACGACGAGGTCGCGCGGGCGGTAGGCGGCGCGGTAGTGCGCCCAGACGGCGTCGCGGGTGGCCTCGCCGATGATCGCGGGGGTGCCGCCGATCGGGCGCCCGAGCGGGTGGTCGCCGAAGACGGCCTCGAAGAGCCGCTCGCTGGCGACGTCGGCCGGGTCGTCGTCGGCCATCGCGAGCTCCTCGAGGATGACGCCCCGCTCGGTCTCGAACTCGGCCGGGTCGAGCAGGCTCGAGGTGACCATGTCGCCGATGACCTCGACCGCCATCGGCAGGTCGCGGTCCTGCACCTTGGCGTAGTAGCAGGTGTACTCCTTGGCGGTCAGCGCGTTGTGCTCGCCGCCGACCGAGTCGAAGGCGACCGCGATGTCGAGCGCCGACCGGGTGCCCGTGCCCTTGAAGAGCAGGTGCTCGAGGAAGTGCGTGGAGCCGAAGTTGGACGGCACGGCGGGACGGCCGTCGACCGCGGGCAGGGCGGGCGCCTCGTCGCGCGAGCCGGCCGCGACCCAGAAGCCGATCGTCGCGCTGCGGGCCCCGGGCATCGCCTCGCTGAGGATGCGGACACCGCTCGAGAGGACGGTCCGGCGGACGAGCGAGCCGCCGGCGGCCCCGATGGTCGTCTCCGGCTGTTCGAGAGGGAGTGCGACACCGTGGTTCATCCGGCACAGCCTAGGCCACCTGCACCGGGTGATCCCTGCGCGACCCGTCAGCGGCGGGCGCGCTCCAGGGCCGCCAGGTGCCCGGCGTCGAGCTCGAGCGAGACGGCGCGCACCACGGCGTCGACGTCGGCCGGAGAGCGCGGGGCGACCGCAGCCGCGGTCACTCCCGGCCGGGAGAGCAGCCAGGCCAGTGCGACGGCGGCCGGGGTGGCCGAGAGCTCGGCGCCGATGGCGTCGAGGGCGACCAGCACGCGTCGCCCGCGCCGCCCGACGTGGGCAGCGGCGAGGACGCCGTCGGGGAGCCGGCCGAGCTGCCTCCGCCCGCGCTCGACGCCGTCGAGGAAGCCGTGCGCGAGCGGCGCCGTGCAGAGCAGCGAGAGACCCTGGCCGGCCGCGACCAGACCGAGGTCGCCGTCCGCCCGGGTGCTGTCGAGCAGGCTGTAGGGCAGTTCGACGCCGGCGAACCGCGGGTGGCCGTGGCCGGCGAGCACGCGCGCCTCGAAGAGCTCCTCGGCGGCGAATCCCGAGGCGACGGCGGTGCCGACGAGACCGCGGGCGAGCAGGACCTCGACGGCGCTGAGCAGCTGGTCGAGGCGACCGGCGCCGTCGGGGCGGACTGCGAGGACGTCGAGTCGTTCGACTCCGAGGCGTCGCAGTGTCTCCTCCACCCGGGTCACCAGGGCGCGCGGGGAGGCGACGGCGGACGGGGAGCCGCCGAAGCGGCCGAGCAGCCGGAACCGATCGCGGTCGCGGTGGCCGGCGAGCCAGGCGCCGACCCGCTCCTCCCCCGTCGCGGATCCGGCGGTGTCCGCGACGACGACGCCGTCGCCGCCCCAGGCCGCGAAGCGCTCGAGCAGCTCGGGGCCGCCGTCCTCGCGCCGCGCGAGGGCTGCGGCGTCGAGGACGAGCGGGAAGAGGGCCTCGGCCGTGTCGCCGAGAGAGCGCCGGACGGCGGCGGGGGCCACGACGGGCCCGCTGTCCGCGAGGGGCGGATGCGCCGCGGTGCCGCGCATCGTCCGCGCGGCAGAGCCGGACTTCACCCTCGCCACTCGCCCACTCCCCCGCGGCGGTCGGGTCCGCCGGGACCGAGGGTATCCGAGCGCGGCGGGCGCCTCGCGGGGCGCCCGCGAACGCTTAACCCGATCGTTACACGGCGTTCTCCGGCGGTCTCGCGAGGGCGGCCGGCGACGGTGCGGCGACCCCGCCGGCGTCGGTGGTGGCGGCTAGATTCAGGCCATGGAGCCCCTCACCCCGACCCCCGCGACGCCCTGGTGGACGAGCGCGGTCGTCTACCAGATCTACCCCCGCTCGTTCGCCGACTCGAACGGCGACGGGTTCGGCGACCTCGGCGGCATCCGCGTGCATCTCGACCACCTCGCCGACCTCGGCGTGGACGTCGTCTGGCTGTCGCCGGTCTACCCGTCGCCGCAGCACGACAACGGCTACGACATCTCGGACTACCAGGACATCGACCCGCTGTTCGGCTCGCTCGAGGAGTTCGACCTGCTCCTCGCCGAGGCGCACGAGCGCGGGATCAAGCTGGTGATGGACCTCGTGGTGAACCACACCAGCGACGAGCACGCCTGGTTCGTGCAGTCGCGCTCCTCGCAGGAGGACGCGAAGCGCGACTGGTACTGGTGGCGGCAGGGGCGCGAGAACGCCGCTCCTGAGGCGGCGCTCGCGCCGGACGCCGAGCTCGAGGCCACCGCCGCCGCGAGCCTCGACGTCGCCGAGCCCAACGGCTGGCGCTCCTACTTCTCCGGCCCGGCCTGGACCCTCGATCCGGCGACCGACGAGTACTTCCTGCACCTCTTCGCGGTGCAGCAGCCCGACCTCAACTGGGAGAACCCGGAGGTCCGGCACGCGGTGCACGCGATGATGAACTGGTGGCTCGACCGCGGGGTCGACGGCTTCCGGATGGACGTCATCAACCTGGTCTCGAAGAACGTCGACGAGATCGACGGGCCGGGCGGCGGCTCCGGGATCGTCGGCGGGGTGGGCCCCCGGCTGCACGAGTTCCTCCGCGAGATGAACGAGGCCGTCTTCGCCGGGCGCGAGGGCGCCCTGATGACGGTCGGCGAGATGCCGGGCGTCACGCTCGAGGAGGCGGTGCTCGTCACCGACCCGGAGCGGCGCGAGCTCGACATGGTCTTCCAGTTCGAGCACGTCGGCATCGACCACGGCGTCGACAAGTTCCACCCGGTCCCGCTCGATCTCGTCGCCCTGAAGGCGAATCTCGCCCGCTGGCAGGACGGGCTGGCCGAGCGCGGCTGGAACAGCCTCTACCTCGGCAACCACGACCAGCCCCGGCTGGTGTCCCGCTTCGGCGACGACGGCGCCTGGCGCTACGAGTCGGCCACGCTCTGGGCGACGCTCCTGCACCTGCAGCGCGGCACGCCGTACATCTACCAGGGCGACGAGATCGGCATGACCAACGCGCCGTTCGCCGGCATCGAGGACTTCCGCGACGTCGAGTCGCTGAACTACTACGCCGAGGCGGTCGAGGAGCGCGGCGAGGACCCGGAGCAGGTGCTCGCTGGGCTGCGCGCGCAGAGCCGCGACAACGCGCGGACGCCGGTGCAGTGGGACGGCGGACCGCAGGCCGGCTTCACGACGGGCGAGCCGTGGATCCCGGTCAACCCGAACCACGTCGAGGTGAACGTCGCGGCCGACCGCGGGGCGGAGCGCTCCGTCTTCGAGTACTACCGCGCGCTGATCGCGCTGCGGCACGAGGACGAGACGGTGCAGCTGGGCCGCTTCGCCCTGCTCGAGGCCGAGCATCCGACGCTCTTCGCGTTCACGCGCACCGGGGCGAGCGAGCTGCTCGTGGTCGGCAACGTCTCCGGCGAGCCGCTCGAGGTCGCGCTGCTCGAGGAGTGGGCCGAAGCCGAGACGGTGCTGGGCAACGTCGCGGGCGCGTCGGGATCGACGCTCGGGCCGTGGGAGGCGCGCATCCTGCGTCGCTGACCCCCGGCTCGCCAGCGCCCCTGCTCTGGCGGGGCGCTGCCGGGCCGGCGTGTGCTGCCCAGCGACCTGCGGGGGCGCCGCTCAGGCGGAGGCGCGGTCGAGCTGGGCGATCTCGCTGCGGGTGATCGGCAGCGTCGCGGCTCCGAAGATCGACGCCAGCTCCTCGGCGCCGCGGGCGCGCACGATGACGGCCGAGACCTCCTGGTGCGCGAGCACCCAGGCGAGCGCGGCGGTGCCGGGGTTGCTGCCGTGCGCCTCCGCGACCTCGTCGAGCGCCGCGAGCACCTTGTTGCCGTGCCGGCCGACGTAGTCGAGGGCGGCCTCGAACATGACCGACTCCGGCTCGTCGGAGCGGTGGCGCAGCCGCCCGGTGAGGTAGCCGCTCGCGAGCGGCAGGCGGGCGAGGGTGCCGAGACCCTGGCGGAGCACCTCGGGGGCGACGTCGGCCTCGTAGTGCTTCCGCTCCATCAGGTTGTACTCGGCGATCACCGCGGTGAAGACGGGCAGGCCCAGGTCGCGAGCCGCCGCCTCCGCCTCGGCGAGGGCGGCGCCGCTGAAGTGCGCCGCGCCGAGGGCGCCGACCGAGCCGTTCTCGATGAACGGGGCGACGGCGGCGAGGCTCTCGGCGATCGGGACCTCCGGGTCCTCGCTGTCGAAGGAGAGCAGGTCGATCCGGGTGCCGAGCCGCTCGAGGCAGCCCTCGATCGCGACCCGCACGTCCTCGGCCGCGAGGCCCGGGGCGTCGGGGTGGCGGCCGACCTTGGTGGCGACGAGCAGCTCGTCGCGCCGGGTGGACTGCTCGAGCCAGCGGCCGATCATGTACTCGCTGCGCCCGGTGGCGTAGTGGTCGGCGGTCGAGATCAGCGTCCCGCCGAGCTCGGCGAACGCGTCGAGGACCTCGGTGGTCTCGTCGATGCTCGCGGCCCAGCCGAAGACGGAGCCGTCCAGGGCGACCGGGTGCACGGGCAGACCGGTGGCTCCGAGGAGGCGGGGCGGAAGGGGCGTCTCCGGCGCGAGGGCCGGGGGCGTCGAGTCGGTCACGGGGTCCTCCGGTCGGGGCGGTGCGACGGCACGGTCCCGCCACCGTACCCCACGGACGACGGGCCGCCGGGCCACCGGGGTGCGGCCGCACCCGGGAACGACGGACGCCCGCCCCACCGGAGTGGGACGGGCGTCCGTCGTGCGGGAGGGATCAGCTCTCGGCGGGGACCTCGACGGGCGCCTCGGC comes from the Rathayibacter festucae DSM 15932 genome and includes:
- a CDS encoding aldo/keto reductase, coding for MKSGSAARTMRGTAAHPPLADSGPVVAPAAVRRSLGDTAEALFPLVLDAAALARREDGGPELLERFAAWGGDGVVVADTAGSATGEERVGAWLAGHRDRDRFRLLGRFGGSPSAVASPRALVTRVEETLRRLGVERLDVLAVRPDGAGRLDQLLSAVEVLLARGLVGTAVASGFAAEELFEARVLAGHGHPRFAGVELPYSLLDSTRADGDLGLVAAGQGLSLLCTAPLAHGFLDGVERGRRQLGRLPDGVLAAAHVGRRGRRVLVALDAIGAELSATPAAVALAWLLSRPGVTAAAVAPRSPADVDAVVRAVSLELDAGHLAALERARR
- a CDS encoding M16 family metallopeptidase encodes the protein MNHGVALPLEQPETTIGAAGGSLVRRTVLSSGVRILSEAMPGARSATIGFWVAAGSRDEAPALPAVDGRPAVPSNFGSTHFLEHLLFKGTGTRSALDIAVAFDSVGGEHNALTAKEYTCYYAKVQDRDLPMAVEVIGDMVTSSLLDPAEFETERGVILEELAMADDDPADVASERLFEAVFGDHPLGRPIGGTPAIIGEATRDAVWAHYRAAYRPRDLVVTVAGAVDHEVLVAQLERVLAADGWDLSTPAAPVERRVGGSAVFTRGTALSITHRPTEQANLLIGFPGLAAADDRRMTMGVLNSILGGGMSSRLFQEVREKRGLAYSVYSFAPSYSDAGLFGLYAACTPSKAGTVAELLLAEFTRLAEHGVTADELARARGQLSGAAALALEDSDTRMSRLGRSELTFGEFVDLDESLRRLALVGAEDVQALAADLARGPSSISAVGAVDESTFAGIAEIETTPAA
- a CDS encoding aldo/keto reductase, whose amino-acid sequence is MTDSTPPALAPETPLPPRLLGATGLPVHPVALDGSVFGWAASIDETTEVLDAFAELGGTLISTADHYATGRSEYMIGRWLEQSTRRDELLVATKVGRHPDAPGLAAEDVRVAIEGCLERLGTRIDLLSFDSEDPEVPIAESLAAVAPFIENGSVGALGAAHFSGAALAEAEAAARDLGLPVFTAVIAEYNLMERKHYEADVAPEVLRQGLGTLARLPLASGYLTGRLRHRSDEPESVMFEAALDYVGRHGNKVLAALDEVAEAHGSNPGTAALAWVLAHQEVSAVIVRARGAEELASIFGAATLPITRSEIAQLDRASA
- a CDS encoding glycoside hydrolase family 13 protein is translated as MEPLTPTPATPWWTSAVVYQIYPRSFADSNGDGFGDLGGIRVHLDHLADLGVDVVWLSPVYPSPQHDNGYDISDYQDIDPLFGSLEEFDLLLAEAHERGIKLVMDLVVNHTSDEHAWFVQSRSSQEDAKRDWYWWRQGRENAAPEAALAPDAELEATAAASLDVAEPNGWRSYFSGPAWTLDPATDEYFLHLFAVQQPDLNWENPEVRHAVHAMMNWWLDRGVDGFRMDVINLVSKNVDEIDGPGGGSGIVGGVGPRLHEFLREMNEAVFAGREGALMTVGEMPGVTLEEAVLVTDPERRELDMVFQFEHVGIDHGVDKFHPVPLDLVALKANLARWQDGLAERGWNSLYLGNHDQPRLVSRFGDDGAWRYESATLWATLLHLQRGTPYIYQGDEIGMTNAPFAGIEDFRDVESLNYYAEAVEERGEDPEQVLAGLRAQSRDNARTPVQWDGGPQAGFTTGEPWIPVNPNHVEVNVAADRGAERSVFEYYRALIALRHEDETVQLGRFALLEAEHPTLFAFTRTGASELLVVGNVSGEPLEVALLEEWAEAETVLGNVAGASGSTLGPWEARILRR